AAAGAGATGAGGGCTTTTTCTTGGATGTAATGCTGGTTTCACACTGCAAGCATGAGTGGCACGTGAGCAGCTTTTTCGGCGTGCATGTTAAtcaatgagtgcattcacaccGGCAGCAGGAGCGTAGCGTGAGCAACGCTGCAGCGATGGTTTCGGCGCCAGGTCTACTTTCTCAATTAAAGTGACAGCTTACATTTCCCATTAAATACACACAGATGCTTTAACATGCAAAATAGTTTAATGGTTGATTGCAGATCTCCATGAAAAGGGTTTTGTATGCATTTGCTGACTGCATTGCAAAGcttcattaaattgtttaaatgaatttcaaaatgttctaagcattctggagaaaaaaagggcaaaaatgcACACTGCTGAATGGCTGATGCACTTGTTCTTCAGGGCATCATTTTTAGGagcatttgtaattatttattaagaatttGTTGCCATCTGCAGAAGCCGTCATTGCCTGGCAGGCAAATAGACCGAAGAGCCTTTTCATCATCAAGCCAGTATCGATTAGTGACTCTCATCAGACATTTTTTCTGAAGAATCTTGATCAAACAGGATTCTCCAGTACAGGGCGAGATCTGTAGAAATCACAGTTTGAGAGATGACTGAATTCATATCTATACTTATAACACAACAACAACTGTTTAAAtacttgaaaaaatataataaaagaatgaTAACAGTCAGAGGCTAATACATAGGGCTGCAAGTAGAAATTACAAAGCCAAGTATGCAAATGCCACAGCCATTAGTACGTGTTTGACAACATTCAAAATGGCACAAAACTTAGTTGGGCGAAAATCAAGCCACTGGATTTCAACAGCACTGAACTCGGAGTAATTTAGACTATggtaaattattgtaaaagtatgATCTGGATTATTACCTCACAGACACAGCCTTTCTGATAAATGCTGAGGTACTCCTTTTGAACTTGGGAGAGTTGGTTCCAAGGCTTCACAAGGTCACATAAATTAAGAATGACCCTGCCGTCCTCGACACGTCCTTaggtgaaaaaaaacataaatgttttccTTATGCAtcttaattaaagggttagtttacccaaaaatgaaaattcgcctttgttttactcaccctcaaggcatcctaggtgtatatgactttcttctttcagtcgaatccagtctgagttattcttaaaattgtcctggctcttccaagctttgtCATTGCAGTCGCaggcagagtatgtgagcggaagCAGAGCGTGGAGTGGAACACTGTGATTTTTGTCGTGGTTTTTACTCGCTCCAAGAGCACCACACCagcgctccatcacgaatacaattcatgtcAACgacccgtaatataactgcatatttagtgAAGCCCAGTTGAAGTCAGTTGAAAGTTACTTCAAGTGCTTGagttatatttctttaatattattttctaatattttatatttgtgttttatgtatattGGTTTTCACATATGTGaataagtttattttgattaGGAAAAGGAAAAATGTATGTTAAACTGTTACGTTAAAAGTATTTACCGATTGCTCTGAGATTTGATTGGTTGAAGACTGCAAGGGGCGGAGAGAAGAAAAACtggaagagaaggaaaaaaaagtgtcgGGGAAGCGAAGAGAGAACATGTCCGATATAATCTAGTCTGTAAGGATACTAGCCTGTGAAAGTTATCGacaagaaaactgatttaggtTTAGTATAAAGTTGTTTGAGTGTGAGAAGATAGAAATTTCTCCTCGTACCATCGGATAACAGAACTGCGTAGTTGATTCTCACGAGTCAGCGCTGAACTTTTATCTGAGAGACTGCTGAGTTCACTGTTGTGGAAAACTGCCGTTGATGGCATCTCTTACCAATTTGAAACCAGGAACCTCCCAGATAGTGCCCTGAGATACCAGGAAATTCTCAGTGGTTCCTCTGGCAACGTTGGATATGATCGCCGATTTTCATTCTCTTCTCAAAGACTCAAATTCTCCCTGAGTTTGAAAGTGCGTCACAGGACTTCTGACTCAAACGAATGCTGGTAAGACagaagtttattttgtttgctcATTGAGTGAAGTGGCAAATGGTTTGTGCCTCAACGTACCCCAGCATCGAATCAGGCCTGTTACATTAAGGGTTTATTGAGACAAAGTTAATAATATTCAGGGAATGTTTAGAGAGATCTAACCAAAAAAGAATCCAGGGCTCCTTCCGCTTAAAGTATAGGAAGTGAGCGCTACATTAGCAAGAATCACGTtgaacatatttagctatagcttgatacagatgaatAAAGATGGCAATAGTCGAGAGGgaagttacaggctagttctcaaggagtttgtctgttccttttactgattattttcgggttaaagcatgatttaaacagatacagcacattcacacgtaatcgctgtcgcaataatgcatacaaaaaaaagtaaacttacagtgctacttcatctgtatctgattttgaatgagcagaaatctgtaagaaatgcatcgatctgtagataaaataactgacaaaaatgtactgttattttcatcacaaaccaaatttgcacagcagaaggcagcaattataccttttaatgctaacaaccatgttattagtttggcatgtggtaggaaaaaaatcTTGCACACAATATCCTTAGccactctcctgttattttatttattttattttaatataagctatgttatgaacataacatttcaaacatactgaaatactttagccacggagcgaaggcggagcggtgtttctggtatcagtgagcgcggagtggagcaGGAGCAGGAAATGGAGAACCCGGAGCGGAGCtggagtggagtgattattaaatgttctgagcatggaggggaaattgttgccgctccactccgctcacatacctCTGGTCGCAGGTGTTTCTGTTGAACAGTCCAAGAGACGTTAAATAAAGCACGTGTATCCATAAAACGTGCCTCTCaaggctccggggggtgaataaaggcctcctgtaatgaatccatgcgtttttgtaagaaacatatccagatttcaaacgtaataaacacttttctatcacttccgGTTTCTGTCGTACACGGAAGCCGTTCTGGGATGATAGAGCTTAGAAGTGCCaggacaattttaaaaataactctgattggattcgtctgaaagaagaaagtcatatacacctaggatgcctcgagggtgagtaaaacaggcgaattttcatttttgggtgaactaaccctttagttacacagttaaagttatttttttctttatgagcTATTTTAGTACCTAGAGATGTCCTCACTTATTGAACCCTCATGTTCTGCTGagattcattaatgtttttaggTTTGAGGTCCTGGATAAAATTAGGCTTTTCTTTGAGGATTTAAGGTTAGTCTTTGCTCAATTAGTGTTTAATAATGAAGTGTGTTATCAAGTTCTAAAGTATGTTTTTGAGGTATTAAAGAGGACTGTGAGGCTTAATTGATCTGACTGGAATACAGATCAAATCCGAACAAATATGCCACATAAATGTTACAGAGGAAAACTGGATGTCATACACTAAACAACCGAGGTTTGCAAACAAACAGACTCTGAACTCATTCCAAACAccacaaactcatgcagaaacgaGTCTTGTTACTAAGAGATGCATAATAAGTGAAAATGATATGTGCTCTAAAATAATCTCAAATAATATCAAACTGTGATATTCTCAGACTGGATGAAATCTAAAAAGATGAAACTGAATAATTGAATACAcaatgtgattttctgtgaaatcagcCCAAAACCTGTCCAAACTGTGAATTGGGCTAAAAATCTGGGCATAATGTGTAGCACATTTCAGCCTCAATGGATGTTAACCAGCATCAGGAATCATGGTGTTCAGTTTCAACTCAGACTCTGCCTAGAGATAGTAAATGATTTTACCTGACAGCAGGTACTCATCGTTATACAGACTGATGCCACAAAAATTTGGAGTTGTCCTTGTGTAGATGACCTGAATTCTCTTCTTGTCTAATTGCTTAAATGTctggataaataataataacaataataataatagtagtacacacacacacacacacacacacacacacatttcttgttaaaaaaaagtattttattggaAAATTATGTGTCAAGTAGCCTGCATTTTCTCACCTGAATAGTTTGGATTTTGTATGCATTTAATCCAGGGCGAGTGCAGGACACCTTTTCAATGACCTTAGCTCGAATCACTAATTGGTAAAGGAGTCAGATGTGACAAAAATTGTTGttgatgttaatgttaattttattttttaaaacgttcctgtattacattacatttgtccgaagcaataacatttttcatattttgcatttcaagTTTTCCAagattgaacacaaaagaagatacttgaAAGAACACTGGAGCCCATtgaaaaacactgagacatttgtcaaaatatcttcctttgtgttacacatggaaaaagtcatacaggtatgaaatgacatgagtgaataaattatgacagaattttcatttttgtttgaactgtccctttaaataatttGACACTACACAAGAAAAGATCTcatgttactgaaaaaaataaaacagatttaattaaataatatcctATATTGTCTTATACTATCATTTAGAAAAATTCAAGGTTCCATCATCGTACTTTCCATAAACCTAATGTTAAGTTCAGTAATTCAAGTCAttgaaataatgtaaatgaactgaaatgcAAGAAATTTAACAACTTGTAACATCTTAAAGCAGCATGCAGTCTACCTGTTGGTGTTAGATTAGCTATGCATGTGTTTGACGTACCTATATCAGACGTGCAGAAATGCTGTTGAGGGTGTCTTGGTAAACATGTACAGCCCTCGGTCACCTGTTCGTTCAGTGCCACAGACAAGAAGAACAGCAGCGCTACAGTCACAGCAGCAGACATGCTCTCACTCTCACAGCACAAGACTAAACTATACTCAGGCTATGGAGCAGATACggctttctttgtctctctctagAGATCTCTAAATCATAGTGGACTTATATAGCTCTTATGCCTCCCACCCACCTAACCTCAGGAACCCCACCTCATGCACAGTCATGCACATCAACACTGAAGTGTGTTCATGAAGGGTCCAGTTCTGCATAACGTACAAAAGATTGAGCCATAACAGAATAAAGCAAAAAACACTTCAGTAGACCATCATGAGGAATCACGTTTTCCTTGATATTTCAACTTTAAGTAAGAGTTCATTGTACTGTGGAAACACACTGTGACTTTTAGAGCTTTGTCCTCAGTCCAAAAAGAGCTTCTGTTGAAAATGACCTGCAAAATAATGCTGTTgtctatggagacagattagtctcaaatataattcacgcaaaaaacacgattcacacatgcgtaaacaatttcacatgcatgaaacctaattcacgtacacacaaaaaaaattcatgtgcgtggaaaaaaatatatatattcacaaaaagcaattcacatgcgcaaaataaaattatatattcataaaatacatttcacaaatgcaaaacacaattcgtagatatacaactgtgcacaaaaaacctttgaatgtttaaaatgtacgagtgtctgaatgtacaaatcgtcatttactacgaatccactcggatttgtgtgtgtgtgtttttgagactttcctgacagagctctcttcccacgtgggtctgttgtactctttaaccaatcagatgcgagctcaccattcaaccaatcatatcataagccaccgagagtgcattcagaagctcgcaggcaatcggggagacctcaagagagaagcccatagaagccctggcgttacattttaaaatactatacaaaataattaatcagaatacttactcctgctcactcacgccaaagaactccccgctgaTGCTCActgtctctgcaagattaacgatggcagtttgcacgcacagctactagaagatttacatctgtcagacaggttgctgacgtcatcaagcttagtttgagtctgcgcgtcagtaacgtaagttctaaaaatcgctaaaaatgggcttcacttgtctcagttgggttccaattgggtcgctgtgtccatttcttttactgtctatgggattactgatgtaaaggatTAATaaccataaaagaaaaaaaaaataaaaagaaaacaaaaaggattATTGAATGATAAGTTCACTCCTAATcaggcttatgatatgattggttgaatggtaagctcgcatctgattggctaaagagtacgacagacccacgtgggaagagagctctgccaggaaagtctcaaaaacacacacaaatccgagtggattcgtagtaaatgacgatttgtacattcagacactcgtacattttaaacattcaaaggtttttgtgcacagttgtatatctacgaattgtgttttgcatttgtgaaatgtattttatgaatatataattttattttgcgcatgtgaattgctttttgtgaatatatattttttttcacgcacgtgatttttttgtgtgtgtacgtgaattaggtttcatgcatgtgaaattgtctacgcatgtgtgaatcgtgttttttgcgtgaattatatttgagactaatctgtctccatagttGTCAGACTCCCAATGTAACACTCAGTCATAATGAAACATACTCGACTGTACATCCCATCACAGTACAGTTATAAGAGAACAAAGAAAGAGACAGTTTAGAAAGAGACAACATCAGCCCTCAAATTGTGAAAGCAGCATGTTACAAAGCGTTGCTTAAAAGACTTTCATCACACATTCTATCACTGTGatgtggcataaaaaaaaattcaaaatatttgcatTCTTATTTAAAGCATATGAATTATTAAGAAAGCCATATTTGTGGACATATGAAAAGATGTCTTAAGCTCAGTACAAAACATGTCACTTAATATTACATGCAATCTGTCAACAAAagctatttgtttttataaaactgACATCAAACAAAACACTTAACCAACGACCAGTGGACTGTTGATATCACCATTCAATGTCCTGATATCTACAGTACAGCTTCTTGATATCAAAACAATTCCCAGTTCTAAAGCAAAACACTTAATctaatagttcacccagaatttAAAGCTTGCTTCCAAGATGTTGGTGTAGGTGTAGGTTTTTTCTTCAGTGCAATAGTAAAGACGTTTTTAGCTAAACCATGGTCTTTAATGATTTGAGAGTCagaaaaagcaatacaaaattaTCTTCACCATTATTATCTGTAGTCCAGAGCCCCAGGCAAAATAAAATGATGTTCacaaacaaattgttattttaaactggTTCTTTTTAAGTAAACTCGATGAACCAGTTCATCAAATCAGACTGAATCATCTGAAACAGTTCCTGGCTTGAGCAACACAGATCTACGGGTTAATCAGAAACTTGAAATGAACCAAATTACTGATGTATATGATCCATTGGGGGATCTCGTCAGAgggaccaatctacttcaagtgtattCAAGTGGCTGTG
This DNA window, taken from Cyprinus carpio isolate SPL01 chromosome B11, ASM1834038v1, whole genome shotgun sequence, encodes the following:
- the LOC109098226 gene encoding metalloproteinase inhibitor 3-like, with the protein product MSAAVTVALLFFLSVALNEQVTEGCTCLPRHPQQHFCTSDIVIRAKVIEKVSCTRPGLNAYKIQTIQTFKQLDKKRIQVIYTRTTPNFCGISLYNDEYLLSGRVEDGRVILNLCDLVKPWNQLSQVQKEYLSIYQKGCVCEISPCTGESCLIKILQKKCLMRVTNRYWLDDEKALRSICLPGNDGFCRWQQILNK